Proteins from one Impatiens glandulifera chromosome 2, dImpGla2.1, whole genome shotgun sequence genomic window:
- the LOC124923936 gene encoding disease resistance protein RPV1-like: MMEDSYGEQPTSMPITRHRRRWDVFLSFRGEDTRIEFTTKLFKDLVDCGVRVFLDNEGMNQGDPIAPSLLTAIEESAAAITIISPRYASSGWCLEELSTIRDCGILILPVFYKVDPSDVRRQNGTFANDFNDLEGKHEPEKIQRWRKAMTYAGGISGWVLRKNDHEPDQSELKHLTQCLVKRVLSEISKSPMVVAPYSVGLTSPMEKVMRLLEIKSSSIKIIGLVGMGGIGKTTLAKAIYNKVISSFDSYSFISNVRETFQRKDGLISLQKTLLLDLSDQKDSLPDDADARMEEAFATFHGKRVFIVLDDIDDSSQLTTLVAKKWLFSGSKILITSRDKDVLQQCFADAIHQVTELTDFESLKLLSYHALRQEKPPGSFQKLCDEIVSLARGLPLALEVFGSFLYDKRSVEEWKDAVEKLKKIRPNGLQDVLKISFDGLDDQTKCIFLDIACFLVGLEITRDEAINIFEGCGFSGLTGINTLIVRSLVKVDYRDILVMHDQIRDMGRQIVQEEDPDLSICRTRLWDPCQIMNVIDNGMMGMENLQCIVLDFMKKNISSISVAPSSCLTFLQEFFLGPKEEEGLMLVNAKKLKSMVNLRLLHINNNVKLKGDLPPRVRWLKWRGCPLNYLPPSFFPRELTVLHLLESKIDSLRWNSEVAKNLKVLNLYGCYHLTSIQGLSMQNTSLEKVILERCYNLSTIHISMETTRLLRYLNLSDCTSLVELFPCKVVSGLRNLEVLILSGCSKFEQLPKDLGMMTSLKELLLDRTAIKKLPDSIFHLVKLEKLDLSRCKFLGELPICLGHLSSLKEFDLNGSAVKKIPQSIEGLENLEKLNLTWCASLTDIPDSIGNLRSLMNLSLNGTLLREIPFSIGSLSYLKQLSAGDCILLKALPSSIEMFGSLESLELNGTPITNLPDEIGRLKSLVKLEILKSKHLRTLPESIGNILSLKTLRIESTELKELPESIGKLENLSMLRLNQCTNLIKLPGSIVNMRSLHNFLMENTAVSELPEKFGMLTNLIVLKMGKKPYSEQAKNAKEAVLPSSFSKLCKLEEFNARSCNLVGGIPDDFESLSRLEILNLGHNYGICSLPSSLKGLGFLKKFLIPHCKGIKSLPPLPSSLEEIDASNCTMLEHISDLSNLEYLSLLNFTNCGKLENIPGLECLKSLRRLYMVCCKASWSVVKEKLNKTIMNNLEHLSIPGCEIPSWFGPEVINFTKKHNNPIKAIIIAVIVCVKQEQLIHDLPVIPGILARIVRVNIGPVFTKTLEFRVPKELDKDHLCIYKYLMYSPLVSMLIDGDKIDVVLKNPPPAQGVELKGCAIKLVFEGDDYHIGDERFLDESQQSVSKRLVNFLQSSSE; this comes from the exons ATGATGGAAGATAGTTATGGCGAGCAACCGACGTCGATGCCGATAACGCGGCATAGGCGCCGGTGGGATGTCTTCTTGAGCTTCAGGGGAGAGGATACACGAATTGAATTCACGACTAAGCTTTTTAAAGATCTGGTTGATTGCGGCGTCCGAGTCTTCCTCGATAACGAGGGGATGAATCAGGGAGACCCGATCGCACCGAGCCTATTGACCGCCATTGAAGAATCGGCTGCTGCTATCACCATCATCTCTCCAAG GTATGCCTCTTCGGGATGGTGCCTTGAGGAGCTGTCGACGATCCGGGACTGTGGCATCCTCATTCTTCCTGTGTTCTACAAAGTTGACCCTTCTGACGTTCGCCGCCAGAATGGCACGTTTGCGAATGATTTCAATGATCTCGAAGGAAAGCATGAACCGGAAAAGATCCAGAGGTGGAGGAAAGCAATGACGTATGCCGGTGGAATTAGTGGCTGGGTTCTCCGGAAAAA TGATCATGAACCTGATCAGTCAGAGCTGAAACATCTGACTCAGTGTTTGGTTAAAAGGGTTTTAAGTGAGATAAGCAAAAGTCCAATGGTGGTGGCACCTTACTCCGTTGGACTGACATCTCCTATGGAGAAAGTGATGCGGTTGTTAGAAATTAAATCGAGCAGCATAAAGATCATTGGATTAGTTGGAATGGGAGGGATTGGCAAGACAACCCTTGCCAAAGCAATCTACAATAAAGTTATCAGTTCCTTTGATTCCTATAGTTTCATTTCCAATGTTAGAGAAACTTTTCAACGAAAAGATGGCCTCATATCTCTTCAGAAAACGCTTCTTCTTGATCTTTCCGATCAAAAGGACTCCCTTCCAGATGATGCCGATGCTAGAATGGAAGAGGCTTTCGCCACTTTCCATGGTAAACGGGTTTTCATTGTTCTAGATGATATTGATGATTCTAGTCAGCTCACCACTTTGGTTGCCAAGAAATGGCTATTCTCAGGCAGCAAAATCTTAATTACCTCCAGAGACAAAGATGTCCTTCAGCAGTGTTTTGCAGATGCCATCCACCAGGTTACAGAACTGACAGACTTTGAATCACTGAAACTTCTCAGTTATCATGCGCTAAGACAAGAAAAGCCACCAGGAAGTTTTCAGAAACTATGTGACGAAATTGTGTCTCTTGCTAGAGGATTACCACTGGCATTAGAAGTATTTGGTTCTTTCCTGTATGACAAAAGAAGTGTTGAAGAATGGAAAGATGCAGTTGAAAAGCTGAAGAAGATTCGTCCAAACGGTCTTCAGGATGTCTTAAAGATAAGTTTTGATGGGCTTGACGACCAAACGAAGTGCATATTCCTTGATATTGCTTGTTTTCTTGTTGGCCTTGAAATAACGAGAGACGAGGCAATTAACATCTTCGAAGGCTGTGGTTTCAGTGGCTTGACTGGTATTAACACCTTGATAGTGAGGTCTCTTGTGAAGGTAGACTATAGAGACATTTTGGTAATGCACGATCAGATTAGGGACATGGGAAGACAAATAGTTCAAGAAGAAGACCCAGATCTTTCAATATGCAGAACTAGACTGTGGGATCCATGTCAAATTATGAATGTTATTGATAATGGGATGATG GGCATGGAAAACCTTCAATGTATCGTTCtagacttcatgaagaagaacatcTCAAGCATCAGTGTCGCCCCCTCCTCCTGCTTGACCTTCTTACAGGAATTCTTTCTAGGTCCCAAGGAAGAAGAAGGATTAATGCTTGTCAATGCCAAAAAGCTCAAGTCTATGGTCAACTTGAGACTGCTTCATATCAATAACAATGTCAAACTGAAAGGAGATTTACCTCCAAGAGTAAGATGGCTTAAATGGAGAGGTTGCCCTTTAAACTATCTTCCGCCAAGTTTTTTCCCACGGGAACTTACCGTTCTTCATCTCCTAGAAAGCAAGATAGATAGTCTCCGCTGGAATAGCGAG GTTGCAAAGAACCTGAAGGTCCTGAACCTTTACGGTTGCTACCACCTTACAAGTATCCAAGGCTTATCTATGCAGAATACTTCATTGGAGAAAGTCATTCTCGAACGTTGCTATAATCTATCGACGATCCATATATCCATGGAGACTACAAGATTGTTGCGCTATTTGAATCTAAGCGATTGCACTAGCCTCGTTGAATTATTCCCATGCAAGGTAGTATCCGGTTTGAGGAATCTCGAGGTCCTCATTCTATCTGGCTGTTCGAAATTTGAACAACTGCCCAAGGATTTAGGCATGATGACTTCCTTAAAAGAGCTTCTTCTTGACAGAACCGCCATAAAGAAATTGCCCGACTCCATATTCCACCTTGTGAAGCTTGAAAAACTCGACCTTTCGCGTTGCAAGTTTCTCGGAGAACTCCCTATTTGTCTCGGGCACCTTTCTTCCTTGAAGGAATTTGATCTTAACGGCTCTGCAGTGAAAAAAATACCTCAATCTATTGAAGGTTTAGAAAATCTCGAGAAACTAAACCTAACGTGGTGTGCTTCCCTGACTGACATCCCTGATTCCATTGGCAACCTCAGATCGTTGATGAACTTATCCCTAAACGGTACTCTATTGAGAGAGATTCCCTTTTCTATTGGCTCTTTATCCTACCTAAAACAACTCTCGGCCGGAGACTGCATTCTTCTCAAGGCTTTACCTTCCTCAATCGAAATGTTCGGCTCTCTCGAGAGTCTTGAGCTAAACGGCACGCCAATCACGAACCTCCCAGATGAGATTGGCAGGCTGAAATCCCTTGTGAAACTCGAAATACTGAAGTCGAAACATCTTAGGACATTGCCGGAGTCAATTGGCAATATACTTAGCCTTAAGACTTTGCGCATTGAGAGCACAGAACTTAAAGAGCTGCCAGAATCTATTGGGAAGTTAGAAAATCTTAGCATGCTGAGACTGAATCAATGTACGAACCTCATAAAACTCCCGGGTTCAATTGTAAACATGAGATCTCTACACAATTTTCTGATGGAGAACACTGCAGTCTCAGAGCTGCCTGAAAAGTTTGGGATGTTAACGAACTTGATTGTTTTGAAAATGGGAAAGAAGCCTTACAGTGAACAGGCAAAGAATGCCAAGGAAGCAGTTCTACCTTCATCTTTCTCAAAACTTTGTAAATTGGAAGAATTTAATGCCCGTTCTTGTAATTTAGTAGGTGGAATTCCAGACGATTTCGAGAGTCTATCCAGGTTAGAGATTCTGAATTTGGGTCACAATTATGGTATCTGTAGTCTTCCTTCTAGCCTTAAAGGACTTGGTTTTCTCAAGAAGTTTCTCATTCCACACTGTAAAGGGATCAAATCTCTCCCACCACTTCCTTCCAGTCTTGAGGAAATTGACGCATCCAATTGTACCATGTTGGAACACATCTCTGATCTTTCGAATCTGGAGTATTTAAGTCTATTGAACTTTACAAACTGCGGTAAGCTGGAGAATATTCCAGGCCTTGAATGTTTAAAGTCGTTGAGAAGGTTGTATATGGTTTGTTGCAAGGCATCATGGTCAGTTGTCAAGGAAAAACTCAACAAG ACAATTATGAACAACTTAGAGCACTTGAGTATTCCCGGGTGTGAAATCCCAAGTTGGTTCGGTCCGGAAGTGATTAACTTCACGAAGAAGCACAACAACCCGATCAAAGCAATTATCATAGCAGTTATTGTGTGCGTTAAGCAAGAGCAGCTGATTCACGATCTCCCGGTGATACCAGGCATTTTGGCAAGAATTGTGAGAGTAAACATTGGGCCAGTATTCACCAAGACATTGGAATTCAGAGTGCCTAAGGAGTTGGACAAAGATCATTTATGTATATACAAATATCTTATGTACAGCCCATTAGTCTCCATGTTGATAGACGGCGACAAGATAGACGTAGTTTTAAAGAATCCTCCGCCTGCCCAGGGGGTTGAGCTGAAAGGATGCGCGATTAAATTGGTTTTCGAGGGCGATGATTATCACATTGGAGATGAGCGATTCTTGGACGAGAGCCAACAGTCTGTGTCCAAGAGGCTAGTCAACTTCTTACAGTCTTCCTCCGAGTGA
- the LOC124923938 gene encoding glycosyltransferase family 92 protein RCOM_0530710-like, with protein MESDQRRRRKRMGRSLSVSSSSSSSSYLSVRSLILCLSFLIFLYLLSTQIPVARSAFRPVLKASSFPLLSTTSSSSSSIPLQHISSSSSSSTIHPQFQIQDRVLFPDHVLLIIAYVGNNHPDLDDLECIYYYYKDLVVSGHEIETKPVISSDVYEQNQYIVRCPLPPTNFSSIVNLNKRGGRIYDRSLPRTSLKLHSWETLAYAAALDGNTAVVLVKGLNLRSDRQSDPRQFTCHFGVKEKETSILTTRAISAAQEVIRCSLPRSIQMNPNKAEGIRVTIGTKVRARLHSKTENRVLVPSVAKILNPKVVMEKKKSNKYELCVCTMAWNQASALREWIVYHSWLGVERWFIYDNNSNDGTKDVIEELANYNVSRHVWPWIKTQEAGFSHCAIRARTECNWVGFFDVDEFFYFPTNEDGYRNMGQDSLRNLVSNFSTTNVAEIRTSCHSFGPSGLNSAPSKGVTVGYTCRLQSPERHKSIVRPEALDATLLNVIHHFRLRNGFESVNLPQSRALINHYKYQVWDSFKAKFFRRVATYVADWQENQNEGSKDRAPGLGTEAIEPPNWSLQFCEVWDTGLRDFILSNMADSFSGLLPWEESNLLL; from the coding sequence ATGGAGTCCGATCAAAGACGTAGGAGAAAACGGATGGGAAGAAGTCTGTCtgtttcttcttcctcctcttcttcgAGTTACTTATCAGTAAGATCTTTAATCTTATGCCTAAGCTTCCTCATCTTCCTCTACCTGCTCTCTACTCAAATCCCAGTTGCTCGTTCTGCTTTCCGACCAGTTCTTAAAGCTTCCTCTTTTCCCCTCTTATCTaccacttcttcttcttcttcttctattccATTACAACatatctcttcctcttcctcttcctctaccaTTCATCCCCAATTCCAAATCCAAGATCGAGTCTTGTTTCCTGATCACGTCCTCTTAATCATAGCATACGTCGGAAACAACCACCCGGACCTGGACGACCTGGagtgtatttattattattataaggaTCTGGTGGTTTCCGGTCATGAGATTGAAACGAAACCTGTCATTTCATCTGATGTATATGAACAGAATCAATATATCGTAAGATGTCCATTGCCGCCCACCAACTTCTCCTCTATTGTGAATTTGAATAAACGGGGAGGACGAATTTACGATCGTAGCTTGCCCAGAACTAGCTTGAAGCTTCATTCATGGGAGACTCTAGCTTATGCAGCCGCTTTGGATGGGAATACGGCTGTAGTATTAGTGAAAGGCCTCAATCTTCGGTCGGATAGACAATCCGACCCGAGGCAGTTCACTTGTCATTTCGGCGTAAAAGAGAAAGAGACATCTATTCTCACCACAAGAGCGATTTCGGCTGCTCAAGAGGTTATCAGGTGTTCACTTCCACGTTCAATTCAGATGAATCCAAACAAGGCAGAGGGAATTCGTGTCACGATTGGGACGAAAGTTCGTGCTCGTCTTCATTCCAAGACGGAGAATCGGGTTCTCGTTCCTTCTGTGGCAAAGATTTTGAATCCCAAGGTTGtgatggagaagaagaagagtaacaAATATGAGCTTTGTGTTTGTACGATGGCGTGGAATCAAGCTTCTGCTCTTCGAGAATGGATCGTTTACCATTCGTGGCTTGGAGTCGAGAGATGGTTTATATACGACAATAATAGTAACGATGGTACAAAGGATGTGATCGAAGAGCTCGCCAATTACAATGTCAGCCGCCATGTTTGGCCTTGGATCAAGACTCAAGAAGCAGGGTTCTCGCACTGTGCCATTAGAGCCAGAACCGAATGCAATTGGGTTGGATTCTTTGACGTTGACGAGTTTTTCTACTTCCCAACCAACGAGGACGGTTACAGAAACATGGGTCAGGATTCTTTAAGGAATTTGGTTTCGAATTTCTCAACAACAAACGTTGCGGAAATAAGAACGAGTTGTCATAGCTTTGGACCATCCGGGCTGAATTCAGCTCCATCGAAGGGTGTGACGGTTGGTTACACTTGTAGACTGCAGAGTCCCGAGAGACACAAATCCATCGTTCGACCTGAGGCACTGGACGCCACTCTTCTGAACGTGATTCATCACTTTCGTTTGAGAAATGGATTCGAGAGTGTGAATTTGCCTCAGAGTAGAGCTTTGATTAACCACTATAAGTACCAAGTATGGGATAGTTTCAAGGCAAAGTTTTTCAGGAGAGTTGCGACTTATGTTGCGGATTGGCAAGAGAATCAAAATGAAGGGTCCAAGGATAGAGCACCTGGGTTAGGGACGGAGGCTATTGAGCCACCAAACTGGTCTTTACAGTTCTGTGAGGTTTGGGATACAGGTCTTAGAGACTTCATTTTGAGTAATATGGCTGATTCCTTTAGTGGGTTGCTTCCATGGGAGGAGAGTAATCTATTATTGTAA